The nucleotide window GTTCAGCCCGATGGCCGTGGGCAGGTCTTCCCGCCCCACCATGTCCATGATGAAGGACTGCCGCGTGGGCACGTCGAAGGCGTTGACGATGCCGAGGGCCGTGGCCAGCACGAACACGTGCCATACCTGCACCACGTCGGTCATGGTCAGCACGGCGGCGGTCAGCGCCAGCAGCATGGAGGCCACCTGCGTGCCTACCAGGATGGCGCGCCTGTCGCGCGTGTCGGCCAGGGCGCCGCCGAACACGGACAGCACGAACAGGGGCAGTTGCGCGGCAAAGCCCAGCGCCCCCAGCATGAAGCTGGATTCGCTCAGCCTGTATACCAGCCATGACTGCGCCATGGATTGCATCCATGTGCCGGGCAGCGAGATGGCCTGCCCGCCGAAGAACAGCCGGTAGTTGCGGTGGCGGAACACCCGCAACGGGCCGGTGGCGCGGGGGACCTGGTGATCGGGAAAGGGAGGCATGCTGCGTCCGTTGCGTCGTCGTGCCCGGCGCGTATCAGTTGGTGGTGCGGGTGCCCTTGGCAGCCTTGGCGTTTTTCTTCTTCGCGGGGGACGGAGTGATCGTACCCGTTTTGCCCGCCGTGCCCGTCGTGCCCGCCGTGCCCGTCTGATCGGCCGGGGCCGTCGCATTGGTGGACACCTGCGGCGTGGCGGCGTCGGGTGCGCTTGACGCAAGCGGCGTGGTGGGCATGTCCGTCATGCCGGGGCCGGTGCCGGGGCCGGTGCCGGTGGCGGCGTCCGGTGCAGGCTTGCCCGTGTCTTGCGGCACGGCCTGTGGCGCGGCCTGCGGCGCCGCAGGGGATGCCCCCGGCTCGAGTTGTGCGGGCACGCCGGGCTGAAACTGCGGATGCGCCTGCATCCATTGCGCGGCCAAGTTCTTGGAGTGCACCAGTTGTTCGGGTGTCATGCGCTGTTGTACCTCTGCCGCCACCGGCGCGGCGTCGCCGTCGCCGAACAGTACGGCGCGGGTCAGCCAGGAATGGGCGGTGACCATGTCCGCTGCGCTCCCTTCGCCCTCGGCCAGCATGCTGCCCAGCAGGGTCATGCAGCGCGGGTGGCCGCCCTCGGCGCATTGCCCGAACAACTCCAGGCTGCGCGGGTAGTCCTTGGGCACGCCGGTGCCCTCGTGGTGCAGGATGCCCAGGTTGAGCAGCGAATGCAGGTCGCCCGCCCTGACGCCCATCTGGAAGTAGCGCACGGAACCTGCCATGTCCGGCTCGGCGCCCTGGCCCCGGTAGAGCATTTCGGCCACCAGCCCCATGGCGTCGGCGTTGCCCGCGTCGGCGGCCTCGCGCAGCAGGTGCAGGGCCTTGGCATCATCGCGCGCGGTGCCCATGCCGTAGCGGTAGTGCACGCCCAGCCAGAAGCGGGCGCGCACCACGCCCTGAGCGGCGGCGCGTTCCGTCCAGCGAAAGGCTTCTTCCTGGTTCTCCGGCCCCGCCAGACCCTTGCGGTGGTACTCGGCCAGCAGGTCGCAGGCCTGTGGGTGGCCGCGTTCCGCAGCCAGCGAAAGCCATTTCTCGCCCTGCATGAAGTCGCGCCGGGTGCCGCGCCCGTAGGTGTACAGCACGCCCACAAGGGCCTGCGCGTTGATGATGTCCTGCTCGGCGGCGGACATGGCCAGCGAGAAGGCCTTGGCCTCGTCCTTGCGTACGCCGGTACCGTCCAGATACAGGCGCGCCAGCACGTCCTGCGCGGGGCCAAAGCCCTGCGCGGCGGACTTTTCCAGCCACGATGCGGCGCGGGCGGGGTCGGGCTGGCCGTCGGCGCCCTGCAACAGGGCCATGGCAAAGGCGAACTGGTCCTGCGGGTGGGTGGGCGCCTCCATGGTGGTACCATCGGACAGTTCCACCAGTTCGCCCACGGGGGCGGAGGCGCGACTTTGCGGCTGTGGCTCGGGTTCCGGCTGCCGATTGTCGGCCATGTTGTTCGGCGCGACTACAAGGTCGGGGGCGGCGGGAGTGTCCGGACCCTGCTGGAGTGAACCCGGCGCGTGCGTACCGGAGCCGTCGGTGCCCGATTCCGCTGCGGGTTTCGCGGCGTTGGCGCCGGTATCAGTCGTGGCGGTATCAGTCGTGGCGGCTTTCTGGTCCGTGACTTCGCGCACGTAGGTGGGGCGCTCCGGCAGCGCGGCCGTCCCCTTTTTAGGGGGCTTGCAGCCGCCCAGCAGCAAGCCCGCAACCAACAGCGCCACAAGCGCCAAGCGTGCCGTGCGGCGCGGGGGGCGCGGGGTGCGCGGGCGGATGAAAGTCTGCGGAACGGGGGGCGTGCGGAAATTCGCGGCGTTGCGGCGGGCTGTGGTCATGATCACTCCGGGTGTGCGGCTGGGGGGCGGCACGCCGCGCGGCACAGCTGGGCACCGCGCGCGGGTGGCCGCGCCGAAGCAGGGGCATAGCATGCACCGGGGTGAGGGTAAACGGGTGCGGGACCGCAGGGGCCGGGCAGGCTGCGGGTGCCGCGCCCCGCTGCTGGGACTGCCGGAACGAAACACGGAAGGGGGGCGGAGCGCCTCTGCGATTGGATTGCCGTGGCGGTCAGGCGGAGAAGCCGCCACGCCCCGCACGACGGGAATGTCAGCGTTATGCGCGTGTGGGGCGGGGGGTAATGCGGTGGGCGCCAGGGAGACGGTTGCACGGACCGTCAGGCTGGGGGCGCTCCATGAACAGGATGGAGCGGGACTCCGTTGCGTGGCTGGCGATGCCGTCGTTCTGCCAGACGTTCGCGCGATTTCAGCGGGTTCCGCCGCCCTCTCCACTGCTGCGACCTCCCGCACCGCCTGCCACCTCGGGCCTGCCGCCGCGCGCATGCTCGTGCCCCCCTGCCTCGCTGGTGCCTCGCCGTGGCTGGCCGTTGGCTTCGTTAACAGCCGGGCGATGCAGACCGCTTTCGCCCCCGGCGGGGATATGCCCGCCGGGTTCCCCCCGCAACGGGGAGTGGGCGCAGCCTTCGCCCGTCCGTACGGCGGGGCCGCCCTGTTCGCCCTGTTCGCCCTGTTCGCCTAGTTCGCCATGTTCGCCGCCGTGTTGCCGCTGCCATGCGGCCAGCCCGCCTTCCAGGTAGCGCGCGGCCACTCCGCAGGCAGTCAGGCGCGACTGGATGCCCCGGCTGGTCTCTCCCCCGCCCGCACAATAGACCACTGCGCTGGTGCCCTCCGGGATGGAGGGCAGCCACGTGTCCGCCATGGCCGGGTCGCGCCACTGCGAACCGGGAATGGCCTCTGGATGCAGGTCGCGCTCGCTCCGGCTGCGCACGTCGAGCAGCAGCATGCGCTCTTCGCCGCACAGGGCGTCGTCGAGTTCTCGGGGGGTGATGGCGCTGACCATGGGAGCCTCCCTTGGCTGCGGTGCAGGGCAAACGCCCCGTGGGCCGGGGCGGAGCGTCAATGGAACAATGCGGTCAGGACGACTGCGGAAACAGGGTGAACTGGTCGTCCATCATGGTCATGGGCACGTCGTCGCGCCCGTGCAGCACACCCTTGCCGCGCGCCCCCCACGGGCACACCTTGACGCAGACCCCGCACACCGAATGCCCGATGAGCGGGCGTTTGGCGAAATCCTCTTGCAGCAGGGTGCGACAGCGTTCGAAGTGCAGGGCCTCGTCACGGCTTTCGTAGTGCGCGCCCGGTTCATTCGGCAGTGCCGTCCCCTTGATGGCCCCGGCGGGGCAGGCGTCGGCGCAGCGGGTACAGTTGCCGCAACGGTTCATCAGCGGGCGGCCCGGTTGCAGGGGCAGGTCGGTAAGCACCGTGCACAGGCGGATGCGCGGGCCGTACAGCGGCGAAATGGTCAGCAGGCTCTTGCCCTGCCAGCCAAGCCCGGCGGCCACGGCCACGGCCTTGTGCGAGATCATGCTGGTGCAGGCCACGGAGTCCATTGCCTGCGAGGCTGGCAGCGGCAGGGCGCGGCCCCCCGCTTCCTGGATAAGCAGGGCCAGGCGCAGGGCAGTGTCGTCCAGCCGAATGTTCACCGCCCGAAAATGGTGGGCGTAGAGCGGGGTGGGGCCGTCCACGATGTCGTCCAGCACCGGGTCCGCCAGGCGCACGCCCAGGCTGATGGCCCGCGTCCAGCCGTCCAGCAGGTTTTCCGGCTGGGTGGGCAGGGTGCGCAGGCGGTCCAGGTCGGCCACGCCGAACAGGCTCGCCCCCCATCGTAACGCCGCTTGTCGCAAGGAAAAACTGTCCATGGCCATGCTCACCTCCGCAGCGTACTGCTTTCATGGATGGCATGTTTTCCGCCTGGGTGCAACGGCTCCGCACGCGCTTGCCACAGGTGGGCCAAAGGTGCTGTACGCACCGCGCTGCCAGAGATTGACACAAAAATACATCGCGGGTGGACACGAAGCATTTATTGATGTATATTGTAAAAATGGCATGAGCAAATTGATTCATTATCGTAGTGAAAAGTGCGTTCATGGCAGATTGAAATAGCATGCTTCGATGTCCGGGAGGATGTTGAGTGTACGGGCAAGGGCCAAGGAATGCCTGCCCGTGCGCATATGAGTTCGGTATGATGTTTGTCACCGAAATAACATGATTTTCGGTGTGCAAGGATTTCGGATGCAGTCGCTCTGCGCGGCCTGTGTTTCCTCCGGCGTGCCTTTGCGGCCCGGCAGGATGATGGCTGCGGCGTGCCCTGTGTTGCAGGTTCGGGAATCCGCCGTTTGCGCGGGCCTTGAACGTGCGGCGTCCATCCCCCTGGTCGGCTTCGGCCGTGCCGCGCCCATGGCTCGCTGCCGGTGCCGTGGTGCCGTGATGCCGTGATGCCGTGATGCCGTGATGATGGTCCGGGGCTGTCCATGCTCTGTCGGTGGCGCATCCCGTTCCGTGTCTCCTCCCTCCCGTACATCCCCATGACAACATGACGCGCGCCCTCGCCGGGTGTGTGCCGAGGGTGCGTGCCGCACGCCGACCATTCGTGCCCGTTCCCTTTCCGGATGGCGCACGGCGTGGCCGGTGGCGGGTTCGCCCCGGCATT belongs to Nitratidesulfovibrio sp. and includes:
- a CDS encoding SEL1-like repeat protein, translated to MTTARRNAANFRTPPVPQTFIRPRTPRPPRRTARLALVALLVAGLLLGGCKPPKKGTAALPERPTYVREVTDQKAATTDTATTDTGANAAKPAAESGTDGSGTHAPGSLQQGPDTPAAPDLVVAPNNMADNRQPEPEPQPQSRASAPVGELVELSDGTTMEAPTHPQDQFAFAMALLQGADGQPDPARAASWLEKSAAQGFGPAQDVLARLYLDGTGVRKDEAKAFSLAMSAAEQDIINAQALVGVLYTYGRGTRRDFMQGEKWLSLAAERGHPQACDLLAEYHRKGLAGPENQEEAFRWTERAAAQGVVRARFWLGVHYRYGMGTARDDAKALHLLREAADAGNADAMGLVAEMLYRGQGAEPDMAGSVRYFQMGVRAGDLHSLLNLGILHHEGTGVPKDYPRSLELFGQCAEGGHPRCMTLLGSMLAEGEGSAADMVTAHSWLTRAVLFGDGDAAPVAAEVQQRMTPEQLVHSKNLAAQWMQAHPQFQPGVPAQLEPGASPAAPQAAPQAVPQDTGKPAPDAATGTGPGTGPGMTDMPTTPLASSAPDAATPQVSTNATAPADQTGTAGTTGTAGKTGTITPSPAKKKNAKAAKGTRTTN
- a CDS encoding rhodanese-like domain-containing protein codes for the protein MVSAITPRELDDALCGEERMLLLDVRSRSERDLHPEAIPGSQWRDPAMADTWLPSIPEGTSAVVYCAGGGETSRGIQSRLTACGVAARYLEGGLAAWQRQHGGEHGELGEQGEQGEQGGPAVRTGEGCAHSPLRGEPGGHIPAGGESGLHRPAVNEANGQPRRGTSEAGGHEHARGGRPEVAGGAGGRSSGEGGGTR
- a CDS encoding 4Fe-4S double cluster binding domain-containing protein, with the protein product MAMDSFSLRQAALRWGASLFGVADLDRLRTLPTQPENLLDGWTRAISLGVRLADPVLDDIVDGPTPLYAHHFRAVNIRLDDTALRLALLIQEAGGRALPLPASQAMDSVACTSMISHKAVAVAAGLGWQGKSLLTISPLYGPRIRLCTVLTDLPLQPGRPLMNRCGNCTRCADACPAGAIKGTALPNEPGAHYESRDEALHFERCRTLLQEDFAKRPLIGHSVCGVCVKVCPWGARGKGVLHGRDDVPMTMMDDQFTLFPQSS